From a single Scomber japonicus isolate fScoJap1 chromosome 12, fScoJap1.pri, whole genome shotgun sequence genomic region:
- the pdca gene encoding phosducin a yields the protein MSGSIQEEDDIPANHTGPKGVINDWRRFKLDSVEQTAPQRKRELLRQMSTPREDDKERLNRKMSVQEYELIQDEDEGCLKRYRKQCMQEMHDRLSFGPKFEGIYELDSGEAFLEVIEKEHRLTVVVVHIYENGVKGCEQLNSCLDCLASEYSSVKFCRIDAVATGAAERFSSEVLPALLVYKAGELVGNFLSVTKRFTEEFFATDVEGFLNEYGLLPEKDFAACADDEDEGGDVE from the exons ATGTCTGGATCCATCCAGGAAGAAGATGATATACCTGCCAATCACACAG GTCCAAAAGGTGTAATTAATGACTGGCGAAGGTTTAAGTTGGACAGTGTGGAGCAGACTGCTCCTCAACGCAAGCGAGAGCTGCTTAGACAAATGTCCACTCCAAGAGAGGATGACAAGGAGAGACTCAACAGAAAG ATGAGCGTTCAGGAGTATGAACTGATCCAAGACGAGGATGAAGGTTGCCTGAAACGTTACAGAAAACAGTGCATGCAGGAAATGCACGACCGCCTGAGTTTCGGTCCTAAGTTTGAAGGCATCTACGAGCTGGACAGCGGAGAGGCTTTTCTGGAAGTCATAGAGAAGGAGCATCGTTTGACTGTAGTGGTTGTCCACATTTACGAGAACGGTGTCAAAG GCTGTGAACAGTTGAACTCATGTCTGGACTGTCTGGCTTCAGAGTACTCTTCTGTTAAGTTTTGTCGTATTGATGCTGTGGCAACAGGCGCAGCTGAACGCTTCTCCTCTGAG GTCCTTCCTGCCCTGCTGGTGTACAAGGCTGGTGAGCTAGTTGGTAATTTCCTGTCTGTTACCAAACGCTTCACTGAAGAGTTCTTTGCGACGGACGTGGAGGGATTTCTCAACGAATACGGTCTCTTACCCGAGAAGGATTTCGCAGCGTGTGCAGATGATGAAGACGAGGGAGGGGATGTAGAATAG